The window tatacatatatatatatatatatatatatatatatgcattcatatacatgttcatatgtatgtatgtatgtatgtatgtatatatgtatatatgtatgtatatatatgtacatatatatatatatatatatatatatatatatatatatatatatataagcattcatatacatgtatatatgtatgtatttatgtatgtatatatgtttgtacgtaagcatgtatggtgtgtatgtatataattatgcatgcatgcatgcatttaggTATTTTTAAAGATTTCTTAGTTAGCACTATACACAGAAAATGAAGTATATCTACCCCCtgctaaaaaaattatattctttcCATCAGTCATGCCCTTTACATGCCCGTTACACAGCAAATCTGGATACATCATAAGTATGTCTTTAAGTACATTGGCAATCCCGTGCTTGTCTGTAACCTGTCAGTTGGACTGAAATATATCTCCATCAGAcacctttttcctttcatttagtCCTATAGCTACTCCGACCAACTGTACAGGAAGTCTTTCGAACCTTTATACTCATAAATTATCTTGCAATATCAGTTTACACATTTAGGTTGTAGCAGCACATAAGAATAGATAAAATACTGTAGCCATAATGAAATTaagttagtttagtttagtttagtcctttatttaccaccctggctaactgcacaggcgtgggcaaactgtggtacatttaatgcatggtcataacattacaaagtgatattacatttgaattttagcccataacattgttatgagtactttatcagtttaaggaaaagaaaaattgcacagtcctttatcaaTTCATCTGTACTGCCCTGCCAatgcaatctatatccaagcctgattcttgcagtcacactgtcttgttcttgttttacattaaccatagatgaatgaatcttgcctaaaccggtcatagtgtcatatgctacagctttcagggcgttgagaattaatcaaatcagtcaaatcctctctgaaggaagctttaatgatgtttaaaatcctagaaagaggtatcccaagatctatatccacactttatttgtcacatgctgactttgctaggcgatcagcatgatcatgcctagggattccaacatgcaatggaatccacagaaaatgtatattatggcctcgttcttttgcacgacacacgtttatcctgatgtcatttgcaatatttccggcacctttgtctagagtgttcagagcctggagagcactctgtgaatcgcagaaaatgacccccgagctttgattcaatagaaattcggtggcaatgagtattcctgccaactcagtttgcatagtgctagcccagtcatgaaccctcttacaatcctggtgctgcaaaatattatttttatatacaacaaaagcgcatcctgctctgctccgagactgcaaggatccaccagtgtagcattcatatgcattggaaagagtttctagatgttCATAtgtaattgcaagtgcatactgcttaagcaTAGcaagggggacactgtcttttttggggggcagtcgtataatatacacttaggtccgacattttccacggtggtacagaacgtccatgtagggtcttatttatgggtatgttcagctgagctaagtgtttacacgttacttgtacccatggatttgagtatgaaccggtgttgtcattcaaagttagttcttctattctgtgttttagttgtctttggaactctgtacaatggaggggttctctaattgatttgacactaaatgtggtatttatatataatattctttcataaacagaaggcaaattaagttctgttctcatattcacaatccttgttgttctaggggcaccaagaatgatcctcatggcttcattttgtacactttctagatagccaactctgattccttgaccaatactaggtgcaatgcatggcaATCtaatgaccgaccttatgtatgacaagtaaaagagtctcacaatattgacattaatccATGGTCTTTGccactcccacagccttttcttcaggtttctaatgaactctgaatcattaacaatcaccccaaggtatttgtattgatggcagagatctagctcaacgtcatttatatgattaaagtaattttagtttagtcctttatttaccaccctggctaactgcacaggcgtgggcaagctgtggtacatttaatgcatggtcataacattacatagtgttacatttgaattttagcttatagcattgctatgagtactttatcagtttaaggaaaggaacaattgcacagtcctttatccactcatctgccacgccggcatatagcttgggcgtgggaaagcattaatacattttatattcggttatgtgatactacattccaaatttaggatacaacataagtatatcttcttgggcatcagatgatatgaagtagttacatagttctccgtacctcatgctaggtggcctgaaaggctgtatcacatggcactctgagatataatgtacaagtgttcgcttatattcttcattacacagtttacacttagtttcttcgacatttcaaactgtactgacctgccaatacaatctatatccaagcctgattcttgcagtcacaacatcacactgtcttgttcttgttttatataaaccttagatgaatgaatcttgcctaaaccggtcatagtgctttatgctacagctttcagggcgttgagaattaatcaaatcagttaagtcctctctgaaggaagcttcaatgatgtataaaatcccaGAAaaaggtatcccaagatctattcCACACTTtatttgtcacatgctgactttgctaggcgatcagcatgatcatgcctagggattccaacatgcgatggaatccacagaaaacgtatattatggcctcgttcttttgcacgatacacgtttatcctgatgtcatttgcaatatttccggcacctttgtctagagtgttcagactctggagagcactctgttaatcgcagaaaatgacccttgAGCCTTGagtcaatagaaattcggtggcaatgagtattcctgccaactcagtttgcatagtgctagcccagtcatgaaccctcctacaatcctggtgctgcaaaatattgtttttatatacaacaaaagcgcatccttctctactcccagactgcaaggatccgtcagtgtagcattcatatgcattggaaagagtgtctagatgctcatttatacttgcaagtgcatactgtttaagtatagcaggggggacactgtcttatttgggggcagtcgtataatatacacttaggtccgacattttccacggtggtacagaacgtccatgtagggtcttagttatgggtatgttctgagctaagtgtttacacgtaacttgtaaccatggatttgagtatgaatcggtgttgttattcaaagttagctcttctattctgtgttttatttgtctttggaactctgtacaatggaggggttctctaattgatttgacactaaatgtggaatttatatataatattctttcataaacagaaggcaaattaagttctgttctcatattcacaatccttgttgttctaggggcaccaagaatgatcctcatggcttcattttgtacactttctagactagtcaactctgattccttgaacaatactaggtgcaatgcatggcaatctatgaccgaccttatgtatgacaagtaaaagagtctcgcaatattgatattaataccatggtctttgccgacaagtgtcttaagtggcttcagccgctcccacagccttttcttcaggtttctaatgaactctgaatcattaacaatcaccccaaggtatttgtattgatggcagagatctagctcaacggcatttatatgaaaccttggcagagggattgtctgtgggttaagtgcctttgttttttcagatgaaattatcaagccacactcagtagcccttgcagaaagtatatctagaatctcttgcattctctcctcggatgaggatttaatacaaatgtcatcggcatagcaaataatggagtcattgcctgcaagtggtatatcgcccagtaatctatgcattaggatattaaatagcatgggactaagtacgcctccctgaggtgtgtcgagttcaaatacttttgtatgagtactcttaatgcccctgaagagaacctgagccgatcgattcgacagatacatttgaatccatgttaacagttttccctgaataccaaagctagctagttgctcaaggataatttccctgtttgcaatatcaaaagcagatttaagatcaagaaatacggtttgcatgcctgggtttgagtttgttaagtactctgcaaaacagtgctgactgctacgccctgggagaaatccatgcagtctgggggataacttagcatttatgcgatacatgagcctgttcagaattattctctcaagtactttgcataGACAGGAAGTCAAGGAAAatggtctgtatttatcagtattgggtttgggtattggaaggattaagcttttagtccaggagcttgggaggattccttgtgataggctgagtctatacagatgtaaaagtgggttgcctggtacctgagcaatgtggcgaaggacgctgtaagtaatgccgtcctcgccaggggcggttgccttacctttcagcagggcattgctcagttcccactcggttatttcgacaaagtcggaggggtcaatagcagcacatgctattgctatattgaaatttctatctattttcgacttgttgagctgattttttatctcttgtagaagtgagtgtacttgagaatttcctgcccactgctctagcagcatattagcctgttcctgtggactgtggaactgcggtgttgtgagggctttacctgtcagtctatcattttttctccatacgtcagctatagaagtttgattattgatactttgcaggaattgttcccagtatttactacgaatctgagtttttaattctctgaattccttggtggctttcagaaactgcagaagattatctgtcgtcttattatctttatagcaattagcaagctcctgaacccgtttatattccttggccagaattgggtcattgatccaccccGGTGCATGGGCTAAATGAAAACGTCATTCCCATCCCTTAGATTTTCGTGACTATATTAATGTACAGCAAGCTCTTTGTGGTAGTGTTTGGCCCCAAAGCCCCGTCAGAGCCAAATTCGTGAAGTAAATGAGAGCAAAGCCATAGTGGTGATTAAGCATATTCATGACGATGTTCGCGTATTTGTGTTATGTGCTAGTTATTGCAAGGTTTCCACAAAATTCCATTTGTTCATAGATTTCTTTATTGTAAATACCTATAAAGCTACAGAAAAATAAATTTGTCTAATAAAGAGATGACTATTCAATTTAAGAAATGAAAttcattttaagaagaaagttattTGAAATGTTCAAGCACGTACACAGattttgtacaaacacacacacaaatatgtatatatatgtgtgtatatgtatatatatatatatatatatatatatatatatatatatatatatatatatatatatatacgtatacatacacacacaaatatgtatatatatgtgtgtatatgtatatatatatatatatatatatatatatatatatatatatatatatacgtatacatacacacacacacacacacacacacacacacacacacacatatatatatatatatatatatatatatatatatatatatatatatatatatatatatgtatatatacgtatacatacacacacacacacacacacacacacacacacacacacacatatatatatatatatatatatatatatatatatatatatatatattcataggtctgtctgtatgtgcttgtatgtatatatataaggaataccTGCCACAATAGGAGCGGAATAAAGTGTGACTTCTCGAGCATCGAACGCGAACAGGGAGCATGAACTAAGACCAGACCATACCAGGGCCGAGGAGCCACAGGCCCAAGGTCAAGGTCCAATAATCCTGAGCGAGCTCTGGCCAAACATCATCGGGCTAAAAGAGGCTCCTCAGAGAGCTATTGTCACCAGAATTTCGTTTTCGCAATGGAAAGGgcatgataaaaaaggaagttaCCCCATTAtaaggaaaaatagaaatgatttCTTCAAGTACAAATTTCGCAGATTTCCCAAATTTCAGCCCAAAAGTCGCTGAAAAATCTGACCGGATCCACTTAGGCACTCCGAAGCCactgagaagaagaaaacatcctCCACATCCACCATCCAACTCAGGCAAATAGAGCCTCAATGGATTCTCTTAGTCTACAAAgactattaatactgatattcGTGACGCACAAGTTCAACGAAAGAATTATTCGGATTAGAGGGATTTCCTGAGAGGTAGAAAGTTTCAGTTCAAAAGTCCTACGCATTATTTGACATTTGGAACATTTGCCGAAAGAGAAGCTCGGAGCTTCACCTTTATTccgtttcttttgtttcgttttatctgCGCGGACGTGTTGCACTGTTTGAATTTTATGCCACACaaatactcatctatctatctatctatctatcttcctatatgtttgtgagtgtgtgtatgtctgtgtgcgtgacacatatgtgtatgtttacacacacacacacacacacacacacacacacacacacacacacacacacacacacacacatatatatatatatatatatatatatatatatatatatatatatttatatatatacacatatacgtgtatatatacaaatatatatatatatatatatatatatatatatatatatatatatttgtatatatacatacatatatatatatatatatatatatatatatatatatatatatatatatatatatatatgtatatatatacgtatatatatgtgtatatatataaatatatatatatatatatatatatatatatatatatatataatatatatacttatatatatacacatatatatacgtatatatatatatatatatatatatatatatatatatatatatatatatatatatatatatatatatatatatataaataaatatatatatatgtatgtatatatacaaatatatatatatatatatatatatatatatatatatatatatatatatgtacacgtatatatatatctttgtaagtGCCTGTATGGAAGACCTGTCGAAAGCCGAAGCTTCAGGGATGCGACCAGCCGGCCCCTTCCAGGAAGCACTCGTCCACCTCTTCATATTCATGTTCAGAACTCGACCGACTTCCAGCCAAGTGCCCCTCGGGTGCGTAGGGCATCCTAACGCGGGCGCCTTGGATCCCAGAGTggggcgggcggggggcgggCTCCAGGTAGGCGGGATCGACGGCGGTTGGGCATGGTGGCTTTCGGCGCGGAGGCCCGTCAGGCCCTCCTCGGCCTCGCGCCAGCTGTGGGGCAGGGAAAAGGAAGGACGGGACACacagacaagtaaatagatagattgatagatagacgcgtagaaagatatacagataaatgaacagtgagggagagagaaaaggagagagagagagagagagagagagagagagagagagagagagagagagagagagagagagagagagagagagagagagagagagagagagagagagggaatggaggggggggggggggagaaagattgaaagagttaaaaaaaactgCTAAATATGCGGCGCAATTGCTTCTCTGCTAAAATGTACTAGAGTAAGGTACACACTCGGAGAAAATGAGTGTGTTAcgtatatatgttgcatataaaATCGTCGTATGATGAACACACTTACCTGAGTAGTctgtctataatgataatgatagacaagGACGGAGATGAACATGACTGCCATCACCACAAGGCTTCCAGTCAGGAACCACATAATCGTCTTGCTCCTTGGATCTACAATCAGGTTCATATATTTAGATCTATGCgtattaaaaaagaaatagactgTATTCCTATCCCTATCTAATGTTATATTTTGATCTATAATCTTACTTTCTCTCTGATTTTTGGTCTATCTCCTGTGTGTatgttatctgtttatttctatcGAGGCGAATATATACTTGATAATTGGTGGCAATGGATAACAAATTAACAAGTTAGAGGTggtaataatttgataatttacTGGTTGGTGTTGATAAGCATTCAAAATACAGCAATGTTATTTCGACACGTTACCACCAACCTCTCAGATGCTTCTCCGACTCGGAAAAGTCATTAATGACTTAAACTCGGGGTACATCCTTTAGTATTATTATGTCTCTTCATACCAAATTTATGCATTTTAAACTCCATAGTATTTGACAAAGCTGAGGTGATATTCCCAAGCGTTCGTACTGAAAAGGAGTGTCCCACTTTTATCATACTTCTCCTGAGATCCATCGTGCacgttgttttccctctcttttcttggaTTCTCTGCACCACCACCATTGTTATGTTGCCGCCCGACACTTTCATGGAAGTAAAAGCGCTTTCAATAGGCTCAGTAAACACTTCATGTTTACCGCTGAGCATCTGTTGATAAACATACGTGAACTAAGACCATGTCAGTCCATTATTTTCACGTTAAGTCAAGTATTCTGTGCTACACCGTCAACCATATTTGTCACAATTACCTTCAGCGTCTTGCGGTTTCCCCCTGCGAATGTCTCCAGGACAACATGGTGCGGGACGGGCGGCAGGGGACTCGTGGCGCCGCCCGCCACCAAGCGCCCGCCTCGAAGCCCCAGCTCGAACTTCACTCCGTCTAGGCTCAGGATTGGCTTGAAGGCATCCTTGGAAAACAATATTATTGATTCTTGAAGATTTTCTTGCGAGTCTCGGATGAGTGTTCCTTGTAGAGGGAGATCTACGGTTGCACCATCTTCCACTATCCAGGCAGGCGTGCCCGCAGAGCAGCCTCGCGTGAACTTGCCATACATTATGTTGACTTTCCGCACCTCGCAGCCGAGTTCGAGATCTGCAGGCAGCCATGGATGCCCGTCGCCATCTTCCAGAGTCAGCCGTTTTCCTAAACCAAGTCTCAGTCTCGTCCAGCCGCTGACGCCTTGGGGCGCGGGGAAAATCCGAGGGATACTGCTTGTCGAGGAGCTCCAATTTACCCCTTGCGGACTGATGTTAAGCAAGCGAAACGCCGCTGGAATGCTGGCGTGTCCGGACGTTTCGCAGGACATCAGGACCTCGGTGATCGGAAAATCGTCTCGAATAAAGCTGAGGAACTCGAGTGAGTCAAAGgcgattttttctttctcgatGGTATTCTTCACTAAGCAATCTGTACAGAAGAGGATGATAGCCATTTAATGCATCTGCTTCcctcctccaaaaaaaaaaaaaaaaaggatatatgcaATAAAGCGTGTTTTCTGGCATGAAGTAACTCTAACCAAACTGCACCGACAAAAAGACAACATTAGGACTTGCCGTCCTGGATTTCGAAGGATAACACAAGAGACGCCGATAAAAGGAGAATAGGCCTAAAGAACGGCATCCTCATCCTGAATCCCGACTCCGCGCAGAACGTCGACAGACTAACCAAGAGAAACACCAAAGGGCCGCAGGGAGCACGAGCGGAAACCAACACGTGATCAGGCCATTTCTCCGAACTgataggacgagagagaaaaaaaaaaaaaaaaaaaaaaaatacatatatgtatatatatgtgtatatatgtacatgtatatatatgtatgtatttatgtatgcatatggtaaaaaactcacaatgtagacctagatttattgaaagtgagactacagtttcgaaatccacctggattccatcctcaggtctgaagatatgtatttacatatatccacacatatatatatatatatatatatatatatatatatatatttatttatttatacatatacacatatatacatatatattatatacataattaaatgaatgactatatatatatatatatacatatatacacatacatacaatatataatatatatgcacaaacacacacacagtatatctgtctatccatctatctgtctatctatccatctatctgtctatctaggtaataacatatatatatacgcatatgtaaatgtgtgtgtttgtgtacacatatgtatatacatacatacatttatttatacaaacacacacacgaacacacacgcacacacacaatatatatatatatatatatatatatatatatatatatatatatatatattcatatatatatacctatggccAAAGTGGAACACCACTTGGTCTCTGGAACAGGGTCATGATGAAATTAAAAGCGCATTAGATGGAACTCAGGATTTgattttcgctttattttttttaacctgaCGGAAGTCAGGTAagtcaggtaaaaaaaaaaaaaaaaaaaaaaaaaaaaaaagataaatacttaGATAAATGTCAGAGGCATTCGCCCTCTCAGGATGAAACAGCGAACAAAAAAAGAATTCTTAGAGTTTCTTCAGATTTTAGTTGACACAGCTTAtttcttttctacatatttagTTTAACAGTGGAGGCTTAATTTCTTTTTACTGTAGATTTATCGGATTTTGCGGTGTCACTCCCAGCTTTGTCTTGGTTTTACAAACTTTATTTAATCCCTCCTTTTCTTGGCTTTAAGTGTGTATCTTATTGCTTTACATCatgactttgtttttgttgttcattatcattcctgcagtttttcttgtcatttgttttatttgGATGATTTGATttgtttacagttttttttttttcttattttatattctcatgatattttactttattttatgtgtttattctaCTTCCTTAT of the Penaeus chinensis breed Huanghai No. 1 chromosome 27, ASM1920278v2, whole genome shotgun sequence genome contains:
- the LOC125039772 gene encoding uncharacterized protein LOC125039772 — its product is MRMPFFRPILLLSASLVLSFEIQDDCLVKNTIEKEKIAFDSLEFLSFIRDDFPITEVLMSCETSGHASIPAAFRLLNISPQGVNWSSSTSSIPRIFPAPQGVSGWTRLRLGLGKRLTLEDGDGHPWLPADLELGCEVRKVNIMYGKFTRGCSAGTPAWIVEDGATVDLPLQGTLIRDSQENLQESIILFSKDAFKPILSLDGVKFELGLRGGRLVAGGATSPLPPVPHHVVLETFAGGNRKTLKMLSGKHEVFTEPIESAFTSMKVSGGNITMVVVQRIQEKRGKTTCTMDLRRNPRSKTIMWFLTGSLVVMAVMFISVLVYHYHYRQTTQLARGRGGPDGPPRRKPPCPTAVDPAYLEPAPRPPHSGIQGARVRMPYAPEGHLAGSRSSSEHEYEEVDECFLEGAGWSHP